The DNA sequence GGTACGTTGGAAGCCGTCAAGGGAGCATTttctcaaacaaatatttctaattagttcattattaaaggaaatggaagaaattgaaatgttgcattttcacgctgccaggaggcgagtgctaaaagcaacagcactcaacccctttgcctccaagtgatcttccttcttcatcttcccccatgacggagccaagggttcacgtcacactcgcatgacaagccctgtcttttctttcctttttttcttctcttccttttttgctgtggggcacacatccagggatggcatttaacattgtttggcttacgaaagtcacgtgccatggttggtgatattgcaggcagcacgttttacatagagacatttgtgcatgtaaccttgactctggctgaagcAGGGCTTCGTTGCGACCATGATGGCatttgtttaaaatttcagctgttttcccactgtgcatcattttgataatttggagacaggattgttagtgtgtgatctatgcattgcacttgtcggtttgcaacttctaatcttggtgagacgccttttcaaataacaaagtgcgactgaacttcctgaaggcatttgccttcaggaagttcaagggaagcagcccacatccgcataccttattcacagctgtcaattctttttttgctgctgctccgtATTAAAGATGGAAACCCAAGACTGTGGAAGTAGCGTGGGCTTGGTGGTCTGGAGCTTACCATCGGTTGTCGGATCGAACCGCTGGCACCAATTCTTACAAACTGTGCACCCAGGTGCTCAGGATCGTGCCGCTGACTGCATTTTGCAGCGGCTCGCGAGTCCTCAGGGGGCCAGGCAGGAGATACGGCAACAAGGCAACGAGTAACAATgaatgtttacttcacattgttacGGAGTGGTCAACTCTGCAAGTTTCCCGATGGAGAGCGACAGACATGCTAGTTTGATCAAAAACTGAAGGCTCAATTCCATTGgcgaagacgtcctttatagtgtttggaatacccttgctcaaaagaaggagagagaaaacactttCTACGCTGGCGGCCACCGCTCGATACATGGAAGTGTTCAACAAATTTTCTAACCCCCActggctcagcagaaggaaaggcactgacgtgcgtgcacacacacacacacacacacacacacacacacacacacacacacacacacacacacacacacacacacacacacagaacgcTGGCACCTTCTCTGTCGAGGAcgaagagaaagagcgaatgcacacacgaagcttaaccgtcccacttgctgaagggagacagcactgtggagactacgcagacatcagggtgttgtgcaagccgtgggtaagaaggtgaaaatgcctgtacaaatgataaggtctttttgctattagggcctcctaggcgttttccaacggttgcaggcggctcggcgtatttaaaaggtccagcctttcactgttgctttggcgccgcgacacaaatcgttgaccacacaggccagtcataacatcagttagactagttcttgcgcacgctcaaggacactgagcttgaacgacgccatgaatgctctgtcttttcagtgctattagaactgttcttgtattttctgtgtatacgaagtcgataaatctcttgtgcattttgcaacgtggccttagatatccaagcactgaaacgcagccacatgatcagagtgagcagcattcacttgcatatcgtgagttgccagaataaattgaagatattgtgctgcgactatcattactgcgtcatgaagcaaccagaaatgacagtaccatgcttcacaatgcgactttcatttctcccctggtgcgcttgtacttctctggtcccctttccactgtgtagggctcccagaaaagcttttctcaggacaggggaccatactgtgcgctcaaccaggtggcacccatcaccacaacattgccccaatcagactcaccttgtcatctctcgtcctgtccagtgacgtccttcacatttcaaggatgaaggtttagcactgtgtttccgatgactctctttagagctctgggacagCGCTTCCGCTGCCCAGAgtaatgctacagaacagcgattccactgaccccaagcaggtacgccatgtttgaagagacaaagataaaaccttgtgcaggctgtccggcatgcatatacatctttttctgcgcctctttctaagcaacaatactttcactggtgaacaggaaggcagcctttgtttctttttttcattatcgtttctcagttttacaaggccataaagaaaaataaagaaaacaggaaagattgcaaaccagccctgcaattttcctgaattattggaaacgaatatgtgcgaacagaggatgccaaatgaaatgaacagccaggtgcaacaacaagtgacatcattcaggtggtgcaggcggtttggcgggcccataaaatgccttaacgagatttatttgagcgtgaacatggtgagaaggctgcttctgccttgcagtggtgtaaagactgctgcatgtctggaggttaaaatgctcatcattctatcatacatggaagtattccgactatttagtggagtcatgggaaagccactcaagcctacattagcaaaatgtgtagtactgattacagcgaacacactccctccatattcatgcaaccgaatacaaacatactgaaacctgaggtgtacctgacgagcgtacctgccaacagcccataggacaggaaaggcaaatccctgtgcatgcatagtgaattcgtcactgctgtgcatgctcatttcggcaaactggcataacagatgaattgcgagagcaatatgtgactgtaaagcacgtggcgcatctttgtcaccataacttgagcttggtgagaatcaagtggtttgataaatgtacaacagagtcagcaatggtgggacagttcttagaaacttcacagcatgcccgtctgcctctacaatgtaaaaaaaaaattggctttgatccaagagccagatctttttgactgggcaacattcatgcaccagctttgtcagttttttgatGCTCCCACTACTTGTGCTGAGGTCGCGAGAAAAGCCCAGAGAGAGTATACAATTCGAGAATCATGTACCTCTTACATTGTGGATGTCCTTGCACTGTGCTGACGCATGAACACCACCACGTCTCAAAATGATCGAATGCGACATATTAAAGGCGCAAACACTGTTACCTTATACGTCCTTGGTATGCagaaccccagcacctccaccacttctaaggaaccgctttattcttgccgagctagagctatggcgaggaagaagcgacacacactacgtacggatgaggaagatgaaggaaagtcacattgcgctcacaatatcgctaacgtggtagtttcccaaaggaagcggtcacaccactgcatataaagtgtatgcacagggattctcatatgtcttccctgtccaagggactggtggcaagcaccacagagcagcactggtcaggtgcattccaattaaattcttaagaattgagaaaaggccgattcaacacagagcaacgatctgacacccttgccaacaaacctgttgcactggcattaagtttcagatatttgcggccacacataggtaaaccaatgggcaaggttctgactggtgttgtagtgagtactgctccaggagggcacatgtaaccggcaaacagaggcctcaggagagcattagaatataatcaaggaggcggcagggtacctaaggggcagcggagggatcataactggaagcagggcggtcctaaactggaagcaggttatgttgctccaactcacggaccaccctgactccagccttgtccgtgaaagcggacagctgatcttaaaatgcgtcagaaaattcggaaagtacgacttacacacagcctacagacatcatagatatactactagcacgcgcaggcctcggcgagccccaacccatggaccagtccgcgttctagctctggtgtccccgttatcgatttggtgtcctggagacgccgccaataatatgaaatagtgacacgttgttactagtaaaaaacacgatttaagccgctaacgctacgttcagcactgccgcgcccaacaacttctacaacgcctgtgagaacttcaccaagcaatggttgttcttgacaatactaagaacttgtgaattttgtgtaccgctcatgcttaactttgtagtgcactgtggcttagtgaagcactacgattgcgtgtagcatacgtacacatcttacctgatagacggtgaacagggtcttgtacaaatatccgctgaagaagaaaagactacaccttcacacgtgttaaaacacatgccaaacttgaaaaaacagacgtacaatgaacctccacacgttaaaatagcaaacgcatcacttaaaaggcgaaaactattgaaaactttgcaagcgccatggcaagcgcaaatccgccattgctgctgatattgatgttgatcaggctgtccccttgcgatcgagtcggcaagcgcgtggaagcgcgtttccttattctatggaagcgcaattggcgcaatgtagccaaaataaataaagaaaactgcatcaactccaaatacacacacgcaaaagaaaatcgtcgggattctctataacgacgtttccaaccccttgaccgatatttcatacagctcgttgcattaattaaaatacccgcagtgcattgttttcataacgcgctaaaaaaattttgcgcttaagcttacccgcacaaacacgcggcgcaaattcgtagaacgccaccagtgcagccccccaccccccaagaatatatatgactagtcaataataatagcatgcaattataacgtgagcgtcggcgcaatcaatggagaattcaattttatttgttatagaaaatcaaatgcaatgcagtaaacaatggatagaattaagcatatagcttcgagtctaaaaaaaatctgccttgaaacttgacgtggtgacgcggcaaattgtgagtatatgattgaaaataattgctatagtgtgttcgtgtatgagtaagcttctcaaaaggagtttcaagtgtttccatggtatggtaagcttatatcttgattcctcaagttttttttttattcatataggtcaattatgtttaaaaagcgaattggaaatcccaatggttttgttttttaccgggggaacacagagttgagccactgttttgaaacaaacttttatttaaagtagttacaagtaacaccgacaccctcgctcatgacaaaacaactttcactcactgtgtccagacacttggttcaagttgcatgtaatgcttcatctccaagctttgcgtggtttcttaaaggcattgtgaaatctacacggtgtttttattttacacctcctcatctcatagtacaagatctgaaatgcgtgaacaagaagaatcaggccagcacatattcacagaaatgaactcttcacagtgcagttgacaagtgcaaaaattacagcagaaactgccagtcacatgatatgagcaaaacataactgttctttttgcgggaaagcctcagtcccatgccgacattaacccatatggtggtcatcactggcaatgtttgaaagattttcagaaaatagagactgaatgtctggagtatttatcataagggaagtagaaactcgcacgtcttctaaacagccctttgcagtgctaaatgtatgctggctattgatagtaataaatagtatgactgttacaactgttaaacaagacaaaagctcacaggaatatgaaggcttgaagtgataaacagtgtttggagggagaatgtagctggagtgaaccttttgacaaagatttgtcttcgtcagtgccgcaattaaattcggcacagcaatctttatgcacctttagctcactttcccacaccctcaatgtaggatgaagaggagaataagatagtgcgtagaatgaagttgaagtgtagaaaagaaatggggatagagaaggtaggagcactgttgtagattattcttccaaggttactcttccaaaagaaagaaagaaaaatattaaatgtgtaaggaagcattgccaattgttattatgcctactcaagtaagagatgcaccataagggatgcaatattaaactgatctgatatgtagggtggcctaaagctttctgcatagtctttacaatcattatgacactgtcggctgcagctaaatatgcagaagttttaattgagtgctcatgaacagagcaacttatccagactgcacacaataccattgcatatgccctctattttggtaatctgaaaaataaaagtttattcaaatgggcaataagaacatcacatggaacacaaaatctagatcgaattatgaggcatgccacagtgcgggactcagtattatttttgaccaccttgggttttgtgatgtgcacttaaattcaactacacacttttttttttttcatttcaccaccactgaaatgcagccacctttgctgggattgaacccgcaagctcgagctcagcaatgcaacatcataactactgcgctactgagtgtttacacaaatttataagtagcaaaacacattggaggcttttgcacactgaagcactacacaccatccaatgcacttccttacatctatgtacagacatacttaccagcggttcatatgacaagcatggaggcgtgctctaacacactaccatccaacagctgccacataccagagatgaccactgggtttgtacctattttcacagaacacttaccagcagctcatacaacaagcatggtggcctctctcgtgctctaacacacataccatccagctgtgacatatggctgcacaccacagacaaaaacagacgggctaatcatcagagaccacatgtcatgatttgttaacatgcgagccctcaacctgcttcaataaggcacgacagcacagcactactgcaccacttcgctcttcctaactgcactggaggcttgttaccagtaatcgtgccctgctgacgtggttatctcttcagtttctatgttgctgtccctaagctgttatttaaggacttcctttgagcttcagtgggccttgaaaggctagatgatggctgccACAATCTAGGGTTTTGCTTGCATATTCAGCCTTGTGGCGTGGTCTGGAGAATCGGTACGTCGGCCGAAATGCGCGTattttttgtagagtgaaaccttaacaggtgcacaacttttttgttggctggtttatttgaatggtctggcatctttctttttgggtcactttcactttcaacaagcatgaaaactggctcaaacaaattgtttgccttctcagccacaccctcagagacttcaccatctgatattgcctgtctgactgagtccatttttgctcttaagagtgctgagctggacactgctttggctgcttccagctttgttatactctgtacaatgtgcaatgcccgacttgcctcacatgcttcttcgggtgagctctcatgggccttgttgctgctagttggattagcgTTGACCACAaagtgaatgtgcttgcacactgtaaagtgtataagatggtcatagcaagtgcacatataagtatgcacacacactgcgcattccttgcacctcaaaggacagcaagcaccatctcccacttttgacactttatatgagagccctttaatagactgagatggcacagtccatatgccatcttcatttaatttggcacaagctgccatttcactgccagacctgtagttcttctgaattctgctcagcttcttaccctttgcgcctttcatcatctggatagcccttttcattaaaaaatgatttgtcaagtccatgagggcagaaattagtttgtcaccatgcttattctgttttctctccagcatagtatgctttaacgtcctgtgcttgctctcaacgtgcatgttagtgttgacagctgctctagtcctaaagcaataggcccactcttgcggcctaactgcatagtggtcattgaagtacttcaggaagtccctcagtttttcttcctcactagaaaggaattgcttaaaataatcttcaaatgccttttctgcgaggaactctaagagtagccacacactatggtaaacatgtggccttagctgtttctctacacactcgagtatcttcttacgccaattgttatccacatgccaggcacagagaagtttctgttgtgcagcacccatgaccatggaccatgctttgtagaattgtgacgcatcatcagatatcaatgtcttagcagccacttttttggccatggctgactccagatatttgaagaatgctgtcaaagtttgctcgttcatccgattgcagatgaaataagctatagctacacctgatcctactttatctagcaccagaagagtggtcagctcaaactggtactctgtagttccatgtgtggattcaagacatacagtacctgcagggcccaatttttctagtagctccttctgaggctctgtcatcagaacaagagcaaagtctgctgaaggaaatgtaccacttgggtcgactgcaccttgtgccttgtacaggcggacaagtgtttcacctttttctttcatcacaagcacccacgtgtctacactgatagcgtcattagtgtgacaatgttatggagcagcaatgttaaactgctgtttgatgttatgcagggttgagcactctgccaagtgcactggcctcagcttggatgccacagatgttcttactcgctttagaatggttttcatgggcacacccctttctaggttctctgctacgctggccttttccttgtcgctcattctcaagtgctgaatttctggcttatgaccgtaatggtttctttgatacctgacttttatggtggtgccttcaggtgtcggactctgagtattgtccattgtgacggtaataaatgaaagacatatcttaccagacctacagctcccctgacttttctcccgacggtcactatgaccttcctttttccttgcctcgcctgatctATTACAGTGATAGTGGATCCTTGTCCCTCCACTGGCCAGCTTTTCGGAGCCCGTGGGCAAAATGACCCAGCAGTTCTGGCTACtctcttcttctgctttccattcatgaaattctgtaataaacgcacaaaataacattagatagtgacaagtacCTTGTGGAGAGAgatacaaacaaaaataatcacaTTGAAGGTCTTGGACATgggctaatgtagcatttattttactccctcaccttcaaTTCGACCGTGTCATGAGGTCATCCTTGATATTGCTTAAGTTTCTGTTGAAATTGAATTTCAAATGCGGTGCACCATAACTtcaaaaaatttatcatattagttttgttttaataagaaacaaatatgaaacttaagcatgatctatgctcactccttcctcaatattgaataagactgtacattcacagcaatgctgttacaataagacaaagacgaactgagagcacgtggtgcaagctacgccccagaacagtgtgaatcccttccctcagtttcttcttgaaaagctcctgcttttcaagaagagcttgattttttactgtacataggggcttggcgagggagtgttccatcgtcacgcggttatgatctggcttgggcatgcgcctggttcgaagaggcagcattatgtgccatttcaataaaccagttgctagtctgcgttcttcctgtcttcttgtacattggtgtcttttcccaagcgcagtttacgttcacaaaaagatgtcttaccaagtagcctctcctaacacactcttcttaaagaaaaaaggattgcgcgtgcgtcaaatttcgctctaccttatgaaatctacaaccagagtccttcaattgaaggactgtggtactactaaagaattttcccaaagtacgccgggagaccaagccgctgacagccgcaattgcaagtgtggtcctggacctacgtcggcctgcattcggacctattgcggcctgcactgaggcgaagactacaccacgcacgcaagtagcgcagagcaacgtcagaacgcagagcaaattcctcctcttgtttaagtaaaaaaaaaagggggggggggttgcgcgagcgtcacatttcgctctattctatgaaatgtactgctaaagagcttgcccacaatacgctgggaaaccatcccggcgacatccgcaaattcatgtatggtcccggttctgcgtctctgccgcattgcaacgtgcactgaggcgaagactaagccacgcacgcatgtggcacagagcaacgtcagaacgcagaacagcttactcctgtcgcttaaaaaaaataagatgtacaaacgtcaaatttcactccagttgctgtgcaggatagcagacaatgccaaacgtatgtcatgtagcgcatcgctgggagcgcgcacacatgactatactatagatggataaacaaacaaattatatttaacgaggacacaaacttcaaaataccccaaggaaataaattaggcacctgcgcaaaagctgctcttcgcgaaacagatggagaaagagaaaacaaaggcccgcaaagcataaacaactgcctttttggaagcacactgcgcaacaagaaattaaaaaaaagtccaagatataatattgcgtttaaacgtcatttgctcacgatgactgagaataaatttaataaaactgttcctcaccctTACTGTTCCGGAACACCAGGTGCACGTCAGCCTTGCACGTCAGTTGTGCGCAGCGATCTGGTGcaccgaatacttctccattgtaggcagggaagtgccacatacgtcgcatttcatcaatttcttgacatccacggccattttatgaacgttcctgatgtgttgcagcatgttcttcctctgtatgaatagtttgctgcaaaattcgcagcgacgatcgtcatcgccgatggcagctcgatcacagacgcgcgccattccgaagcggagtaggcggcgtttggaagcacgtggtttctgtgtcattgcactcactacagcaatacagagaagaaacctccccaatcacgtgacacactaggtattcggtggccccatagggacagttggaaaccaacttagggaaccaacatccgggaacgcagggtcacgtggatgttgccttctattgttcaccggcctcagccggcctgcggggagacgcatgtCACCGGGGCAGTCACCGGCCGTCTGGCTCATGACGTTTGTCCAGagcgcgcgcccattggtggatgctcgtgtgcctccggatggatggatggatgttatgagcgtcccctatggaacggggcggtggcttgcgccaccaaactcttgctactatgctgcctaccTACCTAGGTTaatcaatgagaaacaaaaaaaagacactatgaactaccacgtccaaattttctgataccctattgcgaactgtgcttttgtacgtctccgtcttttgtcgtttccctacttttcttccaccaatcctccaatcgcctcttacagatgtctattgcggacctgtttgctttaccattgctcccgctgaacccaagggcttcaaggaggccagtggtgcctaaatcgaccgctggatagacgtcttcacattctaataaaatatgctccgtcgtttccctagctttaccgcagcaagcacatgcttcttcttccttcttatatctcgctttataggtgcgtgttctaaggcatcccgatctcgcttcgaaaagtaatgagcttccctttgagttatcataaatggtttctttcctaatttcgttttttccccttaagtagttactcatggcaggtttcttttccattgccgccacccatgagattaattcagcctctctgactttccgcttgaccttctttgttgctgtgttgcccaccccacaggccgcatacttgctggtaagcttcctagttcttttcctccactgtgaatcaatgttttgcctgtacagatacctgaacactctcccagcccatttactttcctccatattcctcagccgttcttcatactcaattttactgcgagcttccctcacttcaaaactagtccagcccatatccccttgcacagcttcatttgtagtcttcccgtgagcgcccaatgcgaggcgacccactgacctttggttcccgtcgagtcctgattgtacccctgatttaaagcaaacaaccgcatttccaaaagtaagtcctggaaccattacccctttccacatacctcggaggacctcgtacctattgtatccccatagcgctctgtgcttcattatggctgcatttctcttccccttgactgttatggttttttcctgtgtttccatatatccgttgccttcgtttatccatataccaaggtatttatattctgttacccgaggtatttcttggccctgtatctccactgtctgttcactgttttcattgaatacaataacacctgattttctaacactaaatttcaaacctaaattgttgccttcctgtccacagatattagccagacgttgcaaatcactttgcttgtttgcgagcaacacaatgtcgtccgcataaaataaacctgggagttgctgctctattactgtacctgcctgtttgtatgagagattaaacccgatattacttccttctagcgccctctccatcctcaccatgtacatcataaacagcagcggagataaagggcacccctgcctcagtcccttgttgatatgaactttctccgcgctcctcctcccttcccattcaacgcaaacagtattttctaggtaaatctctctgaaaagctgtatacaatcgttacctaagccttccccttccagaatatcccacaaaatgctgcggtctacgttgtcgtatgctcctgtaatgtccaaaaaggccacatacaacggtctgctttctgcttttgatatttcaatacactgagtaagaacagacaagttatcatccaaacgcctacctattctaaagccattctgaagctctcccaaaatgccattattttctgcccatgcttgaagctttaatttgattgcctgcattgctagcctgtatattaccgatgtaatggtcaacggtctatacgagtgaattctgtctttctcccccttacctttataaattaaattcattctactttgtcgccaact is a window from the Dermacentor variabilis isolate Ectoservices chromosome 3, ASM5094787v1, whole genome shotgun sequence genome containing:
- the LOC142575128 gene encoding uncharacterized protein LOC142575128 isoform X2, coding for MRRMWHFPAYNGEVFGAPDRCAQLTCKADVHLVFRNSKEFHEWKAEEESSQNCWVILPTGSEKLASGGTRIHYHCNRSGEARKKEGHSDRREKSQGSCRSDLVL
- the LOC142575128 gene encoding uncharacterized protein LOC142575128 isoform X1, encoding MKEKGETLVRLYKAQGAVDPSGTFPSADFALVLMTEPQKELLEKLGPAGTVCLESTHGTTEYQFELTTLLVLDKVGSGVAIAYFICNRMNEQTLTAFFKYLESAMAKKVAAKTLISDDASQFYKAWSMVMGAAQQKLLCAWHVDNNWRKKILECVEKQLRPHVYHSVWLLLEFLAEKAFEDYFKQFLSSEEEKLRDFLKYFNDHYAVRPQEWAYCFRTRAAVNTNMHVESKHRTLKHTMLERKQNKHGDKLISALMDLTNHFLMKRAIQMMKGAKGKKLSRIQKNYRSGSEMAACAKLNEDGIWTVPSQSIKGLSYKVSKVGDGACCPLRCKECAVCVHTYMCTCYDHLIHFTVCKHIHFVVNANPTSSNKAHESSPEEACEASRALHIVQSITKLEAAKAVSSSALLRAKMDSVRQAISDGEVSEGVAEKANNLFEPVFMLVESESDPKRKMPDHSNKPANKKVVHLLRFHSTKNTRISADVPILQTTPQG